Proteins from a genomic interval of Zingiber officinale cultivar Zhangliang chromosome 1B, Zo_v1.1, whole genome shotgun sequence:
- the LOC121973797 gene encoding acyl-protein thioesterase 2-like isoform X1, with amino-acid sequence MHHAGSLPQVGKAISFSLFPVLSVSFKVGFLVGRAGSADVVNRIRGVLGGRGDFRAVREMNYGSSSISSAAKASARAFDFGRTHVVRPKGRHLATVVWLHGLGDNGASWSQLLETLPLPNIKWICPTAPTRPVAIFGGFPSTAWFDVHDLSENGPDDVDGLDASAAHVANLLSTEPADIKLGVGGFSMGSATALYSATCCAHGKYGNGKSYPVNLSAVVGLSGWLPCARNLNSKLEGSQDATRRASSLPILLCHGKGDDVVQFKHGEKSAQVLKSTGFENATFKAYNGLGHYTVPTEMDDVCKFLTVALGLHGSRS; translated from the exons ATGCATCATGCGGGTTCTCTGCCTCAGGTCGGAAAGGCTATTTCCTTTTCGCTATTCCCCGTCCTTTCCGTCTCCTTCAAAGTTGGCTTTTTG GTAGGGCGTGCTGGGTCTGCAGACGTTGTTAATAGAATCCGGGGAGTGCTTGGCGGGAGAGGGGATTTTCGGGCTGTCAGGGAGATGAACTACGGGAGCAGTTCGATTTCTTCAG CTGCTAAGGCTTCTGCCAGGGCATTTGATTTCGGAAGGACCCATGTGGTTCGACCCAAGGGAAGGCATTTGGCCACTGTCGTGTGGCTTCATGGCCTAGGTGATAATGGAGCAAG TTGGTCTCAACTCTTGGAAACCCTCCCCCTCCCAAAT ATTAAGTGGATATGCCCAACTGCCCCTACCAGGCCTGTAGCAATTTTTGGTGGATTTCCGTCAACTGCCT gGTTTGATGTTCATGATCTATCAGAGAATGGTCCTGATGATGTTGACGGATTAGATGCTTCAGCTGCTCATGTTGCAAATTTGCTATCAACGGAGCCTGCTGATA TCAAACTCGGTGTTGGTGGCTTTAGTATGGGTTCTGCTACTGCTCTCTACTCCGCAACTTGCTGTGCCCATGGAAAATACGGGAATGGCAAGTCATACCCTGTAAATCTAAGTGCAGTTGTTGGTCTAAGTGGTTGGCTTCCATGTGCCAG GAACTTGAACAGCAAGCTGGAAGGTTCTCAAGATGCCACAAGACGAGCATCGTCTTTGCCTATTTTGCTTTGCCATGGAAAAG GAGATGATGTAGTGCAATTCAAACATGGAGAGAAATCAGCTCAAGTTTTGAAATCAACTGGCTTTGAGAATGCTACTTTCAAAGCGTACAATGG GCTCGGCCACTATACCGTCCCCACGGAGATGGATGATGTCTGCAAATTCCTCACTGTGGCACTGGGTCTCCATGGATCGCGGTCTTAA
- the LOC121973797 gene encoding acyl-protein thioesterase 2-like isoform X2, producing MHHAGSLPQVGRAGSADVVNRIRGVLGGRGDFRAVREMNYGSSSISSAAKASARAFDFGRTHVVRPKGRHLATVVWLHGLGDNGASWSQLLETLPLPNIKWICPTAPTRPVAIFGGFPSTAWFDVHDLSENGPDDVDGLDASAAHVANLLSTEPADIKLGVGGFSMGSATALYSATCCAHGKYGNGKSYPVNLSAVVGLSGWLPCARNLNSKLEGSQDATRRASSLPILLCHGKGDDVVQFKHGEKSAQVLKSTGFENATFKAYNGLGHYTVPTEMDDVCKFLTVALGLHGSRS from the exons ATGCATCATGCGGGTTCTCTGCCTCAG GTAGGGCGTGCTGGGTCTGCAGACGTTGTTAATAGAATCCGGGGAGTGCTTGGCGGGAGAGGGGATTTTCGGGCTGTCAGGGAGATGAACTACGGGAGCAGTTCGATTTCTTCAG CTGCTAAGGCTTCTGCCAGGGCATTTGATTTCGGAAGGACCCATGTGGTTCGACCCAAGGGAAGGCATTTGGCCACTGTCGTGTGGCTTCATGGCCTAGGTGATAATGGAGCAAG TTGGTCTCAACTCTTGGAAACCCTCCCCCTCCCAAAT ATTAAGTGGATATGCCCAACTGCCCCTACCAGGCCTGTAGCAATTTTTGGTGGATTTCCGTCAACTGCCT gGTTTGATGTTCATGATCTATCAGAGAATGGTCCTGATGATGTTGACGGATTAGATGCTTCAGCTGCTCATGTTGCAAATTTGCTATCAACGGAGCCTGCTGATA TCAAACTCGGTGTTGGTGGCTTTAGTATGGGTTCTGCTACTGCTCTCTACTCCGCAACTTGCTGTGCCCATGGAAAATACGGGAATGGCAAGTCATACCCTGTAAATCTAAGTGCAGTTGTTGGTCTAAGTGGTTGGCTTCCATGTGCCAG GAACTTGAACAGCAAGCTGGAAGGTTCTCAAGATGCCACAAGACGAGCATCGTCTTTGCCTATTTTGCTTTGCCATGGAAAAG GAGATGATGTAGTGCAATTCAAACATGGAGAGAAATCAGCTCAAGTTTTGAAATCAACTGGCTTTGAGAATGCTACTTTCAAAGCGTACAATGG GCTCGGCCACTATACCGTCCCCACGGAGATGGATGATGTCTGCAAATTCCTCACTGTGGCACTGGGTCTCCATGGATCGCGGTCTTAA
- the LOC121973797 gene encoding acyl-protein thioesterase 2-like isoform X3: MNYGSSSISSAAKASARAFDFGRTHVVRPKGRHLATVVWLHGLGDNGASWSQLLETLPLPNIKWICPTAPTRPVAIFGGFPSTAWFDVHDLSENGPDDVDGLDASAAHVANLLSTEPADIKLGVGGFSMGSATALYSATCCAHGKYGNGKSYPVNLSAVVGLSGWLPCARNLNSKLEGSQDATRRASSLPILLCHGKGDDVVQFKHGEKSAQVLKSTGFENATFKAYNGLGHYTVPTEMDDVCKFLTVALGLHGSRS, translated from the exons ATGAACTACGGGAGCAGTTCGATTTCTTCAG CTGCTAAGGCTTCTGCCAGGGCATTTGATTTCGGAAGGACCCATGTGGTTCGACCCAAGGGAAGGCATTTGGCCACTGTCGTGTGGCTTCATGGCCTAGGTGATAATGGAGCAAG TTGGTCTCAACTCTTGGAAACCCTCCCCCTCCCAAAT ATTAAGTGGATATGCCCAACTGCCCCTACCAGGCCTGTAGCAATTTTTGGTGGATTTCCGTCAACTGCCT gGTTTGATGTTCATGATCTATCAGAGAATGGTCCTGATGATGTTGACGGATTAGATGCTTCAGCTGCTCATGTTGCAAATTTGCTATCAACGGAGCCTGCTGATA TCAAACTCGGTGTTGGTGGCTTTAGTATGGGTTCTGCTACTGCTCTCTACTCCGCAACTTGCTGTGCCCATGGAAAATACGGGAATGGCAAGTCATACCCTGTAAATCTAAGTGCAGTTGTTGGTCTAAGTGGTTGGCTTCCATGTGCCAG GAACTTGAACAGCAAGCTGGAAGGTTCTCAAGATGCCACAAGACGAGCATCGTCTTTGCCTATTTTGCTTTGCCATGGAAAAG GAGATGATGTAGTGCAATTCAAACATGGAGAGAAATCAGCTCAAGTTTTGAAATCAACTGGCTTTGAGAATGCTACTTTCAAAGCGTACAATGG GCTCGGCCACTATACCGTCCCCACGGAGATGGATGATGTCTGCAAATTCCTCACTGTGGCACTGGGTCTCCATGGATCGCGGTCTTAA